In Corynebacterium guangdongense, one DNA window encodes the following:
- a CDS encoding FtsK/SpoIIIE family DNA translocase gives MAGMSATSSTKKSSRKSDRRSAGPGRGSSRSAGSSRPAGPAATTQLSATAHRAAATSTERTGSAFKPVSQGIGALVGATARGVGSMTRGVGRLRRSRFNDSDIYGEPVTTGEETMPQKNEIEKGASKRTRRRASVPAADELVIQAEHDDDEPGEGALAEHADLYGLLLIGLAAVLGASVWLDVAGPIGHVIATGAHLVIGAGALILPVALVAVAIALMLDLRASTAVRGRVALGLSIITVAMLGLIHIFSGNPTDWDGRMGAGGALGAWTGGLLAAGFSSYVAVPLLLLLIIYGALRVTGITVREMVELILDSVGGGLRLPGGHDAGEGEEDEDLYGHVDTELEERASGRAGRGPRRLSPRGVSAPRRSSTPMDNYPVDGEDAGATKRVQRSLFDDDLLDDEPLDDAAPPATAAASVAKPRRQTPKPTPSDAGPQTDELPVVKTEPGADAVAASREAMRQAIVARSGIDAAAVPATTPKSESEPKPATPPAPRTPGVDSSYDLPSTDLLIPGTAPKTRTEANDRIIEAITDVFEEFKVDAQVTGFSRGPTVTRYEVELGPGVKVSKITNLQSNLAYAVATENVRLLTPIPGKSLVGIEVPNLDREMVRLADVLTAPSVVSDHDPMLIGLGKDIEGEFVSHSIQKMPHLLVAGSTGSGKSAFVNSLLVSILTRATPEEIRLILVDPKMVELTPYEGIPHLITPIITQPKKASAALQWLVEEMEQRYMDMKSARVRHVKDYNKKVLSGEYQAPPGSERELEPYPYIVCVVDELADLMMTAPKEIEESIVRITQKARAAGIHLVLATQRPSVDVVTGLIKTNVPSRLAFATSSLTDSRVILDQGGAEKLIGMGDALFIPQGAGKPKRLQGAFVTDEEVQAVVDAAKDQAQPNYTEGVTDDKQAEEKKVIDDDIGKDMDDLLEAVELVVTSQLGSTSMLQRKLRIGFAKAGRLMDLMETRGVVGPSLGSKARDVLIKPEELDTILWMIKGADPADAPREVLEEQGLLDSGTEGAAPSTGDDWDADPGDADGGDGRTVTATYNPTGGAF, from the coding sequence ATCCGCCGGTCCGGGCCGCGGATCCTCCCGCTCGGCGGGTTCGAGCCGCCCCGCTGGTCCCGCCGCCACGACCCAACTGAGCGCCACCGCCCACCGTGCCGCCGCCACCTCCACGGAAAGAACGGGCAGCGCCTTCAAGCCTGTGAGCCAGGGCATCGGTGCGCTGGTCGGGGCCACCGCCCGCGGGGTCGGCTCGATGACGCGCGGGGTCGGGCGCCTGCGTCGGAGCCGCTTCAACGACTCCGACATCTATGGGGAACCAGTTACGACCGGAGAGGAGACCATGCCGCAGAAGAATGAGATCGAGAAAGGTGCGTCGAAGCGGACCCGTCGGCGCGCGAGTGTCCCGGCGGCCGATGAGCTGGTCATCCAGGCCGAGCATGACGATGACGAACCCGGGGAGGGTGCCCTCGCGGAGCACGCGGATCTCTACGGACTGCTGCTGATCGGCCTGGCCGCGGTGCTCGGCGCCTCCGTCTGGCTCGACGTCGCCGGCCCGATCGGCCACGTCATCGCCACCGGGGCCCATCTGGTCATTGGCGCCGGCGCCCTCATCCTCCCGGTGGCGCTGGTGGCCGTCGCGATCGCCCTCATGCTCGACCTGCGGGCCAGCACCGCCGTCCGCGGCCGCGTCGCCCTGGGCCTGTCGATCATCACGGTCGCCATGCTGGGCCTCATCCACATCTTCTCCGGCAACCCCACCGACTGGGACGGGCGGATGGGGGCCGGTGGCGCCCTGGGGGCCTGGACCGGTGGTCTGCTGGCAGCCGGGTTCAGCTCCTACGTCGCCGTGCCGCTGCTGCTCCTGCTCATCATCTACGGAGCACTGCGAGTCACCGGGATCACCGTGCGCGAGATGGTCGAACTCATCCTCGACAGCGTCGGGGGCGGGCTCCGCCTGCCGGGCGGCCACGACGCCGGGGAGGGCGAGGAGGACGAGGACCTCTACGGCCATGTCGACACGGAGCTGGAGGAGCGGGCCTCGGGCCGCGCTGGCCGCGGCCCCCGCCGCCTCAGCCCCCGCGGGGTGAGCGCGCCCCGCCGTTCCTCGACCCCGATGGACAACTACCCGGTCGACGGCGAGGACGCCGGCGCCACGAAGCGGGTGCAGCGCAGCCTCTTCGACGACGACCTGCTTGACGACGAGCCACTCGACGACGCTGCGCCGCCGGCGACGGCCGCTGCCAGCGTCGCCAAGCCGCGCCGGCAGACCCCGAAACCGACGCCTTCCGACGCGGGCCCGCAGACCGACGAGCTGCCGGTGGTCAAGACCGAGCCCGGCGCCGACGCCGTGGCCGCCTCCCGGGAGGCCATGCGCCAGGCGATCGTGGCCCGTTCCGGCATCGACGCTGCGGCCGTCCCCGCCACGACCCCGAAGTCGGAGAGCGAACCGAAGCCGGCGACCCCGCCCGCTCCGCGTACCCCGGGCGTGGACAGCAGCTACGATCTGCCCTCCACTGATCTCCTCATCCCGGGCACGGCCCCGAAGACGCGCACCGAGGCCAACGACCGCATCATCGAGGCCATCACCGACGTCTTCGAGGAGTTCAAGGTCGACGCGCAGGTCACCGGGTTCTCCCGCGGCCCCACAGTCACCCGCTACGAGGTCGAGCTGGGCCCGGGCGTGAAGGTCTCCAAGATCACCAACCTCCAGTCCAACCTGGCCTATGCCGTGGCGACGGAAAACGTGCGCCTGCTGACCCCCATCCCGGGCAAGTCGCTGGTCGGCATCGAGGTCCCCAACCTCGACCGCGAGATGGTCCGCCTGGCCGACGTTCTCACTGCCCCGAGTGTGGTGTCCGACCACGATCCGATGCTCATCGGCCTGGGCAAGGACATCGAGGGCGAGTTCGTCTCCCACTCCATCCAGAAGATGCCGCACCTGCTGGTCGCCGGTTCCACCGGCTCCGGTAAATCCGCGTTCGTCAACTCGCTGCTGGTCTCCATCCTCACCCGCGCGACCCCGGAGGAGATCCGGCTCATCCTGGTCGACCCGAAAATGGTCGAGCTCACCCCCTACGAGGGCATCCCGCACCTGATCACCCCGATCATCACGCAGCCGAAGAAGGCCTCGGCCGCGCTGCAGTGGCTCGTCGAGGAGATGGAGCAGCGCTACATGGACATGAAGTCCGCGCGCGTGCGCCACGTCAAGGACTACAACAAGAAGGTGCTCTCCGGCGAGTACCAGGCTCCTCCGGGGTCCGAGCGGGAGCTCGAGCCGTACCCGTACATCGTCTGCGTGGTCGACGAGCTGGCCGACCTCATGATGACCGCTCCGAAGGAGATCGAGGAGTCCATCGTCCGTATTACCCAGAAGGCCCGTGCCGCGGGCATCCACCTGGTGCTGGCGACCCAGCGTCCGTCCGTCGACGTCGTCACCGGTCTGATCAAGACCAACGTGCCGTCCCGACTGGCCTTCGCGACCTCCTCGCTCACCGACTCCCGCGTCATCCTCGACCAGGGCGGCGCGGAGAAGCTCATCGGCATGGGCGACGCCCTGTTCATCCCGCAGGGCGCCGGCAAGCCGAAGCGCCTGCAGGGCGCCTTCGTCACCGACGAGGAGGTCCAGGCCGTCGTCGACGCCGCCAAGGACCAGGCCCAGCCCAACTACACCGAGGGCGTCACCGACGACAAGCAGGCCGAGGAAAAGAAGGTCATCGACGATGACATCGGCAAGGACATGGACGACCTGCTCGAGGCCGTCGAACTCGTCGTCACCTCCCAGCTGGGCTCGACCTCGATGCTCCAGCGCAAGCTGCGCATCGGATTCGCCAAGGCCGGCCGGCTCATGGACCTCATGGAGACCCGGGGCGTGGTCGGCCCCTCGCTCGGGTCCAAGGCTCGTGACGTCCTCATCAAGCCGGAGGAGCTCGACACGATCCTCTGGATGATCAAGGGAGCCGATCCCGCGGACGCTCCCCGTGAGGTGCTCGAGGAGCAGGGGCTGCTCGACTCCGGCACGGAGGGTGCGGCGCCGTCGACGGGCGATGACTGGGACGCCGACCCCGGTGACGCCGACGGGGGAGACGGCCGCACCGTCACCGCCACGTACAATCCCACCGGCGGGGCTTTCTAG